The Heliangelus exortis chromosome 25, bHelExo1.hap1, whole genome shotgun sequence genomic interval CCGGGGAcgatggggagggagggagggaaggagagagaatgcTGGGGTGAAgacaggagctgggctggatggAAGGACAGATGGATAGGGGGAcaggtggatggatggaaggacaGATGGATGGAAGGACAGATGGATGGAAGGACAGATGTGCCACCACAAACCTCCTCAAGCCTCTGGTGTCgtttcctcagctgctgctccaggtctGAAGGAGGTCCTCTCAGCTCCTCTCTCAGCTgcctcagcctcctgctctccagcaccCGTGGGAGCTCAGCCCGGTGCCGGGGCAGGAGACCCCTGTggaacagacagacagacagacagatcGCCATCAGCGGCCACCCTGCTGGGGactgtcccctccccacccccggCCCTGTCCCCTCACCTGCTGTGGCTGAAGAGCAGCTCCCGGTGCAGCTCCCGGTGGCTCCGGGACTCCCAGACCGGGTTTGGCACCTTCTTGGGCTGGATGAGGCCCCTGTGGCCATCGGTGGCcgtggctggggaggggacatcGGCCCTGAGATCCTCTGGGGGGGCAGCAGGGTCACCAGGGGGTGGGATCACCATGGGATGGGGTCACCAGGGTATGGGGTCACCAGGGGAAGATGTCACCAGAAGGGCAAGGGGTCACCAGGGAACAGGGTCACCAGAAGCATGGGGTCACCATGGGTTGGGGTCACCATGCGTTGGGGTCACCATGGGTCAGGGTCACTGTAGGGTGGGCTCACCATGGGATGGGGTCACCAGGAGGGCTGTGGTCAGCAGTGGGAGAGGGTCACCATAGGATGGGGTCATGGGGGATGGGGTCACCACAAGGGATGAGCCAACCTGGGACAGAGTCACCAAGGGTGAGGTGACACCACCCAGCTCCTTCACCTGGTGCCACAtgccagcacagggagagaTCCTGGACACCACCCCCGGGGTCCCCAGCTCAGGGGTCTCGGGGTGGCACATCCAGGGTCCCCAGATGCTGGCACCTTCCAGGATCCCTGTGTCCCAGTACCCAGAGCACCCCATGGTCCCCGTCTCTTCCCATCACCTCTTGGAGTCCTCATTATCCCTGGGATTCCCACCATCCATTGTGTGGCTGTCACCCTTCAGGCCCCCATTGTCCCTGGTGTCCCTAATTGTCCCTGGTGTCCCTGTCACCCCCAGGTcgcccagcacccacctgtcACCGTGCTGCTCCTGGGGGCATCCTTGTCACCCTGGCAAAGGCAGAGGGGGACACAGAGGGTCACCTGGACTGTCCCTGTCTCCGGGTCCTCCCCAAGCTGGGGACACGGTGGGGGACACTGCCATGTCCCTGCTCGTCACCCCCACCGCAGCTGTGGGTCCTGTGGGGCTGGGCACCCTCTGCCCCTTCGTGGCTGTCACCCGTGGGGACAGAGTCACCCCCTGCGACTACGGGTGGCCAAGGGTTCCCGGGGACAGCGTGGGGACAGCCAGACCTTTGCCTTGGGGACATCCCCGGGGGTGGCCCCTGCAGTCCCCTCCCACCACCCAGGAGATGGGGTCCGCATCCCGGGGCTGGggtctgtccctgtcccctggtgtcccctCCCGCTGCCACCACTCACCCTCTTGCTCTGCGACTGTCCCACGTCCCCAACGCCGCCGGTCCTTGTCCCCGCGCCCCGGGGGGCTGGGGACATGGGACAGGGGGGGGGGTCCCCCAGCCCGGCTGCTCGCCCGGTGGCTCTGCCGGGGGGGgtgacagggctggggacagggatggcGGCCCCGCTCCTGCCAGACAAAGCCATTAAGCTCCGGGATTATCCCGGACAGTGCCGAGGGGACGGGGACACCGGGACacggggacatggggacacggGACACGTGTCCTGCGTGAGGGTGGCACCGCGCCCCTCCACTGCGGGCACTGCGACCCGCGGGGGGCACTGGGGTCTATTGGGGGCACTGGTCCTAGTGGGGTCACTGGGGTCTTCTGGGGGCACTGGTGTCGCTGGGAGCACTGGTCCCACTGGGTGACGGGGGTTACTGGGCAAACTGGATGGAGAAGTCACTGGGAAGCCTGGTGGTGGTGCTGTCCCTGGGGGTCGGGATggttactgggagcactggagGGTTACTGGGGGGCTGAGCGCCCAGCTGGGTGTGTGTgtactgggggggggggggctgtgcaCTGGTGCCGGGTGCCCGCACTTGTCCGTACTGGTTTGTGCTCCTTCAATCGGCGCTCGATTGCTGCTGCCCGGCGCTCTCGGTGCGATCGGCACTCGGCTGTCCCGCCTGGCGCGTTGGCGTGGGGGGGTCCGGGGGGGTCCCGGTGCAGCCATGACCAACGGTGAGGggggggcagaggagaggaggggtcCCACGGGGGGAAcggggagggatgggaccctctgGGAGGGGCgggcagctgggagggggagtgCAGGGTGGGTGGGTCCTCCCGGGGGGGGGTGCAGGGTCGGGGGGTCCTCTCGGGGGGGTTCCCCCGGGTGGGGGGGGTCAGCCGGGACGGGGGATTCCTCTTTGGGGGGCAGCTCAGGGTCTGGGAGCTTCCCTGCGGGGAGGGGTTGGAAATCCGGGGTCCCCTTTGAGGGGGGGGTGCGGGGTCCCCCCCGGGGGGTGGGCACTGCGAGGCAGGGGTCCCTTTGGAgcgggaggggtgggggtggggtcCTTTGGCAGCtcggggggggggatgggggtgtccccattttgggggggggggggggttggaagcCATCGCTTTAGGGAGCGGTGTGGGGGGAGGGGCAGCTCGGGGGGCGCCATTGGGGAGGGGGGTACGGGAGgggagggtgtccctggggggggggtgtccccgGGGGTCCCCGCGTgtcccctgacccccccccagTTTACTCCCTGGACGGACTCTTGGTGTTCGGGCTCCTCCTCGTCTGCACCTGCGCCTACGTGCGGGGGGTGCCCCGGCTGCGGGAGTGGCTGCTGCGGGAAAAgaggggggtctggggggtcTGCTACAAGGGTGAGGGCACggggggggggacatgggggaatggggATACGGGCTGGGGGATGGGTCTATAGGGGTCTgggatggggacacggggggggggatggggacatggggagaCACGGGGGTCTGGGATGTGGCTGTGGGGTccgggatggggacagggacttGGAAGTCTGGGATGGGACCACCCAGGGCCAGGATGGAGCTGTTGGGGATCCAAGTGAGGGACTTGGGGATCAGGGATGGGAAgagagggacaggatggggacacggggggggatGAGGACACggggggatggggacacgggggtcggggatggggacatggaggggtggggggggacacggggagaTGGGGACACggagggatggggacacgggggtcggggatggggacatggggggggagtggggagggacacgggggggatggggacatggggacacaggcgggggatggggacacaggggtctcaccccccttccccccctcagCTGCTGTCATTGGCACCCGGCTCCACATCCCTGTCTCCATCTCCTGTGTCCTCATGGCTTTCTATGTCCTGGTGGTGAAGTGACCCCGGGGACACCACCCCGACCACCAGCGACCCCCGACCCCCAAcgcccccctccccaagcctgACCCCTCCCGCCTGCGGTGGCCCTGGGGACCCGCCAGGAGCTGAAGCCCCCCGGGGTGGGTGACAACGGGACCCCTTTGAGCTGTCAGAAAGGGAGTTCCTGGGTGGGAACTCAGGAGAGTGCAGCCCCCCTGGAGAGGGTGGGGGTCCAACTGTACCCCTGAGCACCTTCCCCCAACACTGAATGCTGTGGGACCATGGGGGAGGGGGTCACCCGTggtccctgctgccctggggggTCCCCCCCCTGAGCTGGGGGGTTTGGCACCCCCCGGGTTGTAAATGTTGGACCAGGATGTGTAAATAAAGTAGGGGTTCCCTCGTGGCAGCCATGGGCCCCACTGTGGGGAGGGgtagtggggggggggggggcgggggggtgagggggtgagGGGCAAGGGatcctggggggctggggggtcaTGGGGGGCAAGGGGCTTCTATGGGGCTGGTACCCGTGGGGTGGGGGGTtctgtggggtggggggctgTGGAGTGAAGGGTCCTATGGGGTGAgggggctgctgtggggctgggtcGTTGGGCGGTGAGGGGCGTTGGGATCAGGGGTGATGTGGAGTGGGGGCTGCACCCCCGGCGGCGGGGGGGGTCCTGAGGAGCGGGGTGGCTGCCGGGGGGGGAGACTCCGTGGGGCAGGGGGGATTCCGTGGGGGGGTGCCGCGTGTGGTCCTCCCGCCGGCAGGGGGCGCGCTGGGGCGGGGTGAGCGGCGCCGCTTTCCCGTCGTGCCCCGCGCGGCCCCCCTATAAAATGGCGGCGTGGGGAGGGGAGCGGGAGGGGGAGATGGCGGCAGCGGGATGGGGTGGAGAGCgcgggtgtgtgtgtgtgagtgtgcgtgtgagtgtgagtgtgcAAGGCGCGTGCAAGGCGCGTGCAGGCCTGGGGTGCGTGTCTGGTGTGTCAGTG includes:
- the TMEM167B gene encoding protein kish-B gives rise to the protein MTNVYSLDGLLVFGLLLVCTCAYVRGVPRLREWLLREKRGVWGVCYKAAVIGTRLHIPVSISCVLMAFYVLVVK
- the LOC139807399 gene encoding actin-associated protein FAM107A-like isoform X2 codes for the protein MGCSGYWDTGILEGASIWGPWMCHPETPELGTPGVVSRISPCAGMWHQVKELGGVTSPLVTLSQVGSSLVVTPSPMTPSYGDPLPLLTTALLVTPSHATATDGHRGLIQPKKVPNPVWESRSHRELHRELLFSHSRGLLPRHRAELPRVLESRRLRQLREELRGPPSDLEQQLRKRHQRLEEEQAVPVGPDPEPRPEFLLAREGLRKLPLVEPSARQT
- the LOC139807399 gene encoding protein FAM107B-like isoform X3, with translation MALSGRSGAAIPVPSPVTPPGRATGRAAGLGDPPPCPMSPAPRGAGTRTGGVGDVGQSQSKRGDKDAPRSSTVTALLVTPSHATATDGHRGLIQPKKVPNPVWESRSHRELHRELLFSHSRGLLPRHRAELPRVLESRRLRQLREELRGPPSDLEQQLRKRHQRLEEQEQAVPVGPDPEPRPEFLLAREGLRKLPLVEPSARQT
- the LOC139807399 gene encoding actin-associated protein FAM107A-like isoform X1, with amino-acid sequence MGCSGYWDTGILEGASIWGPWMCHPETPELGTPGVVSRISPCAGMWHQVKELGGVTSPLVTLSQVGSSLVVTPSPMTPSYGDPLPLLTTALLVTPSHATATDGHRGLIQPKKVPNPVWESRSHRELHRELLFSHSRGLLPRHRAELPRVLESRRLRQLREELRGPPSDLEQQLRKRHQRLEEQEQAVPVGPDPEPRPEFLLAREGLRKLPLVEPSARQT
- the LOC139807399 gene encoding protein FAM107B-like isoform X4; amino-acid sequence: MALSGRSGAAIPVPSPVTPPGRATGRAAGLGDPPPCPMSPAPRGAGTRTGGVGDVGQSQSKRGDKDAPRSSTVTATATDGHRGLIQPKKVPNPVWESRSHRELHRELLFSHSRGLLPRHRAELPRVLESRRLRQLREELRGPPSDLEQQLRKRHQRLEEQEQAVPVGPDPEPRPEFLLAREGLRKLPLVEPSARQT